TATATTTATTTCTCCAAATATCTTTATTTCTGAAATATTTTCTATTGGGAAGTACTTAGTTTTTTCATCAGATTCACTTTTAAAGGCTAGTGTGTTTCCTTTTCTAGTTAATGTTCCACTTTGAAATATATAAATAGGTTTCAATTTATTCCTCTCCCGCCCAACATAATTCTGCAAAGCCACATTTTGAACACATCCCTATCCATTTTGGTGGAGGTGGAACAGGCGATTCAATTAATTCATTGAGTTTAAGAAGTATATCTTGTATTTCTTTTTTGGCTTCCTCATCGAATACAATGGGAATTCTCTTTTTTTCTTTTGGCAACAGAATTTCCCCCTTTGCTTGAACGCCCATATCCTCCAATAATTTTAAATAATATAATAACTGGATTTTGGCTCCTTTAAAAGACTTTGAGGATTTTTTGATTTCTCCAACTATGGTACACTTATTATCATTCCAAATTAAATCAATCACTGCTCCTGGAAGTTTTATTTCTTTTTCACCTTTCCCTTCATAAGAATTCTTGTGTAAAAACCTTCCTAGTTCTATGTAAGGGTTATCTTGTTCAGGAGTGAATCTCCTTAAAACAAACCAAGCTTCTCTTGGACATATTGAATAAGCTAAAACTGAATATCCTGTAATGATATTGTCATCCATAAAAATCCTCTTTCAATTCATACGGAATAAACCCTACTTCTTCAGAATAAATTTCCCCAATGCCTAACTGCGTAATCAACCAAACTCCATTACCTTTATACACAAGCTTTTTATCTTCTTCTAGGAATACTTCATTATAATGGGTTTCCCATTCTTCTAGTTCTTTGTGAGGAACATTTATAGAATAAT
This genomic stretch from Petrotoga mexicana DSM 14811 harbors:
- the cas4 gene encoding CRISPR-associated protein Cas4; amino-acid sequence: MDDNIITGYSVLAYSICPREAWFVLRRFTPEQDNPYIELGRFLHKNSYEGKGEKEIKLPGAVIDLIWNDNKCTIVGEIKKSSKSFKGAKIQLLYYLKLLEDMGVQAKGEILLPKEKKRIPIVFDEEAKKEIQDILLKLNELIESPVPPPPKWIGMCSKCGFAELCWAGEE